The following proteins are encoded in a genomic region of Alnus glutinosa chromosome 8, dhAlnGlut1.1, whole genome shotgun sequence:
- the LOC133875066 gene encoding cold-responsive protein kinase 1-like isoform X5 has product MTCFPFCFRKKGTSSDKQTIEDDEGIKNFNLYTYKELRDATNDFSPASKIGEGGFGSVYKGRLKNGSLAAIKVLSADSRQGLREFLTEIKVITEVEHENLVKLYGCCVEGTHRILVYGYLENNSLAQTLLGGGHSSIQFSWETRRKICVGVAQGLAFLHEEISPHIIHRDIKASNILLDKDLTPKISDFGLAKFIAPNLTHISTRVAGTAGYLAPEYALRGQVTRKADIYSFGILLLEIVSGRSNTNRRLPVEDQYLLERRDLQAWVLHEKGELLRLVDTSLNENFDVEEATRFLKISLLCTQDMPKLRPSMSTVVSMLLGEIHVDDKEISKPGLLSELPNTNDDGRGQKTSYASSSGLGKLDNSSSSENMTTSFGTMTFNSIYDRSN; this is encoded by the exons GTATCAAGAATTTTAACCTGTACACTTACAAGGAATTGCGGGATGCCACTAATGATTTTAGTCCAGCGAGTAAAATTGGGGAGGGAGGTTTTGGTTCTGTCTATAAG GGAAGACTCAAAAATGGCAGTCTGGCTGCTATAAAGGTATTGTCAGCTGACTCAAGGCAAGGGTTGCGGGAGTTTTTGACGGAAATAAAGGTGATCACGGAAGTAGAGCATGAAAACCTGGTTAAGTTGTATGGTTGCTGTGTGGAAGGAACCCATAGGATTTTGGTATATGGCTATCTCGAGAACAATAGCCTTGCGCAAACGCTTCTTG GTGGAGGCCACAGTAGCATCCAGTTCAGTTGGGAAACACGGCGTAAAATTTGCGTTGGTGTTGCACAGGGACTTGCATTCCTTCATGAAGAGATCAGCCCACATATTATTCACAGGGACATCAAAGCAAGCAATATTCTTCTTGATAAAGACTTGACACccaaaatttcagattttggtCTTGCAAAGTTCATTGCCCCTAACCTGACCCATATTAGCACGCGTGTTGCTGGAACAGC AGGTTATCTGGCACCTGAATATGCACTACGAGGTCAAGTGACAAGGAAAGCAGATATTTATAGTTTTGGTATTCTGCTCTTAGAAATTGTAAGTGGGAGGAGCAACACAAACAGGCGGTTACCTGTTGAAGATCAATATCTTCTTGAAAGG AGAGACTTGCAGGCGTGGGTACTGCATGAGAAGggagaactgctgagattggtGGACACATCATTGAATGAGAACTTCGATGTTGAGGAGGCTACCAGATTCCTAAAGATTAGTCTTCTTTGCACTCAAGACATGCCAAAGCTCCGACCATCCATGTCCACTGTTGTCAGTATGCTACTGGGTGAAATACATGTAGATGACAAGGAGATATCAAAACCAGGCCTGCTTTCTGAGTTACCGAATACAAATGATGATGGTAGAGGCCAGAAAACATCTTACGCATCATCTTCAGGGTTAGGAAAGCTGGATAATTCGTCTTCATCAGAAAACATGACCACCTCATTTGGTACCATGACcttcaattcaatttatgaCCGAAGCAATTAA
- the LOC133875066 gene encoding cold-responsive protein kinase 1-like isoform X7 yields MTCFPFCFRKKGTSSDKQTIEDDEGIKNFNLYTYKELRDATNDFSPASKIGEGGFGSVYKGRLKNGSLAAIKVLSADSRQGLREFLTEIKVITEVEHENLVKLYGCCVEGTHRILVYGYLENNSLAQTLLGGGHSSIQFSWETRRKICVGVAQGLAFLHEEISPHIIHRDIKASNILLDKDLTPKISDFGLAKFIAPNLTHISTRVAGTAGYLAPEYALRGQVTRKADIYSFGILLLEIVSGRSNTNRRLPVEDQYLLERAWVLHEKGELLRLVDTSLNENFDVEEATRFLKISLLCTQDMPKLRPSMSTVVSMLLGEIHVDDKEISKPGLLSELPNTNDDGRGQKTSYASSSGLGKLDNSSSSENMTTSFGTMTFNSIYDRSN; encoded by the exons GTATCAAGAATTTTAACCTGTACACTTACAAGGAATTGCGGGATGCCACTAATGATTTTAGTCCAGCGAGTAAAATTGGGGAGGGAGGTTTTGGTTCTGTCTATAAG GGAAGACTCAAAAATGGCAGTCTGGCTGCTATAAAGGTATTGTCAGCTGACTCAAGGCAAGGGTTGCGGGAGTTTTTGACGGAAATAAAGGTGATCACGGAAGTAGAGCATGAAAACCTGGTTAAGTTGTATGGTTGCTGTGTGGAAGGAACCCATAGGATTTTGGTATATGGCTATCTCGAGAACAATAGCCTTGCGCAAACGCTTCTTG GTGGAGGCCACAGTAGCATCCAGTTCAGTTGGGAAACACGGCGTAAAATTTGCGTTGGTGTTGCACAGGGACTTGCATTCCTTCATGAAGAGATCAGCCCACATATTATTCACAGGGACATCAAAGCAAGCAATATTCTTCTTGATAAAGACTTGACACccaaaatttcagattttggtCTTGCAAAGTTCATTGCCCCTAACCTGACCCATATTAGCACGCGTGTTGCTGGAACAGC AGGTTATCTGGCACCTGAATATGCACTACGAGGTCAAGTGACAAGGAAAGCAGATATTTATAGTTTTGGTATTCTGCTCTTAGAAATTGTAAGTGGGAGGAGCAACACAAACAGGCGGTTACCTGTTGAAGATCAATATCTTCTTGAAAGG GCGTGGGTACTGCATGAGAAGggagaactgctgagattggtGGACACATCATTGAATGAGAACTTCGATGTTGAGGAGGCTACCAGATTCCTAAAGATTAGTCTTCTTTGCACTCAAGACATGCCAAAGCTCCGACCATCCATGTCCACTGTTGTCAGTATGCTACTGGGTGAAATACATGTAGATGACAAGGAGATATCAAAACCAGGCCTGCTTTCTGAGTTACCGAATACAAATGATGATGGTAGAGGCCAGAAAACATCTTACGCATCATCTTCAGGGTTAGGAAAGCTGGATAATTCGTCTTCATCAGAAAACATGACCACCTCATTTGGTACCATGACcttcaattcaatttatgaCCGAAGCAATTAA
- the LOC133875066 gene encoding cold-responsive protein kinase 1-like isoform X6: MTCFPFCFRKKGTSSDKQTIEDDEELTGIKNFNLYTYKELRDATNDFSPASKIGEGGFGSVYKGRLKNGSLAAIKVLSADSRQGLREFLTEIKVITEVEHENLVKLYGCCVEGTHRILVYGYLENNSLAQTLLGGGHSSIQFSWETRRKICVGVAQGLAFLHEEISPHIIHRDIKASNILLDKDLTPKISDFGLAKFIAPNLTHISTRVAGTAGYLAPEYALRGQVTRKADIYSFGILLLEIVSGRSNTNRRLPVEDQYLLERAWVLHEKGELLRLVDTSLNENFDVEEATRFLKISLLCTQDMPKLRPSMSTVVSMLLGEIHVDDKEISKPGLLSELPNTNDDGRGQKTSYASSSGLGKLDNSSSSENMTTSFGTMTFNSIYDRSN, translated from the exons AGCTTACAGGTATCAAGAATTTTAACCTGTACACTTACAAGGAATTGCGGGATGCCACTAATGATTTTAGTCCAGCGAGTAAAATTGGGGAGGGAGGTTTTGGTTCTGTCTATAAG GGAAGACTCAAAAATGGCAGTCTGGCTGCTATAAAGGTATTGTCAGCTGACTCAAGGCAAGGGTTGCGGGAGTTTTTGACGGAAATAAAGGTGATCACGGAAGTAGAGCATGAAAACCTGGTTAAGTTGTATGGTTGCTGTGTGGAAGGAACCCATAGGATTTTGGTATATGGCTATCTCGAGAACAATAGCCTTGCGCAAACGCTTCTTG GTGGAGGCCACAGTAGCATCCAGTTCAGTTGGGAAACACGGCGTAAAATTTGCGTTGGTGTTGCACAGGGACTTGCATTCCTTCATGAAGAGATCAGCCCACATATTATTCACAGGGACATCAAAGCAAGCAATATTCTTCTTGATAAAGACTTGACACccaaaatttcagattttggtCTTGCAAAGTTCATTGCCCCTAACCTGACCCATATTAGCACGCGTGTTGCTGGAACAGC AGGTTATCTGGCACCTGAATATGCACTACGAGGTCAAGTGACAAGGAAAGCAGATATTTATAGTTTTGGTATTCTGCTCTTAGAAATTGTAAGTGGGAGGAGCAACACAAACAGGCGGTTACCTGTTGAAGATCAATATCTTCTTGAAAGG GCGTGGGTACTGCATGAGAAGggagaactgctgagattggtGGACACATCATTGAATGAGAACTTCGATGTTGAGGAGGCTACCAGATTCCTAAAGATTAGTCTTCTTTGCACTCAAGACATGCCAAAGCTCCGACCATCCATGTCCACTGTTGTCAGTATGCTACTGGGTGAAATACATGTAGATGACAAGGAGATATCAAAACCAGGCCTGCTTTCTGAGTTACCGAATACAAATGATGATGGTAGAGGCCAGAAAACATCTTACGCATCATCTTCAGGGTTAGGAAAGCTGGATAATTCGTCTTCATCAGAAAACATGACCACCTCATTTGGTACCATGACcttcaattcaatttatgaCCGAAGCAATTAA
- the LOC133875065 gene encoding ABC transporter G family member 10 yields MELPVKGPVSGGRRVPYRIETKNLSYKLCGTPKRAPKFILKHVSCEARPGEITAIAGPSGAGKTTLLEALAGMISSQRKVSGQVLVNDWPIDVNLFRRISGYVSQEDALFPLLTVQETLMYSALLRLRGGRKEAAIKVKDLMKELGLEHVASTMISGGGSNCGISGGERRRVSIGVDLVHDPAVLLIDEPTSGLDSASAFLVVSLLRSMVVNQGKTIILTIHQPSFRILELFDRIVLLSNGFVMHNGSLSLLEERLMLAGHGIPPHVNVLEFAIDVIESLVIQIPENSEENSEHSNNGKEKLLFFANSRFEEILILGRRFCSNIFRTKQLFATRVIQALIAGFVLGTIFLNVGNEQGKVALQTRIGFFAFSLTFLLSSTTEGLPIFLQERRILMNETSRGAYRVSSYVMANTLVFIPFLLMVGLLYTTPVYWLVGLRKEIDGFLYFSLVVWMVLLMSNSFVACFSALVPNFIMGTSVIAGLMGSFFLFSGYFISKENIPSYWIFMHYLSLFKYPFECFLINEYGGEQGRTRCLTFVEGQCTLSANLFLRQQDLKESQKWSNLAVILGFIIGYRVLCFFILWFRCYKTRS; encoded by the coding sequence ATGGAACTGCCAGTGAAGGGGCCGGTTTCCGGTGGCCGGAGAGTTCCATATAGAATAGAAACCAAAAATCTGTCCTACAAATTATGTGGAACTCCAAAGAGAGCTCCTAAATTCATTTTGAAGCATGTAAGCTGTGAAGCAAGGCCTGGGGAGATCACAGCCATTGCTGGACCCAGTGGAGCTGGAAAAACCACACTGCTGGAGGCTCTAGCAGGAATGATATCATCACAGAGGAAAGTGTCAGGGCAGGTGTTGGTGAATGATTGGCCTATCGACGTCAACCTCTTCAGGAGAATATCAGGATATGTCAGCCAAGAAGATGCTTTGTTTCCGTTACTTACAGTACAAGAAACCCTCATGTATAGTGCTCTGCTAAGGCTAAGGGGTGGGAGAAAAGAGGCTGCCATTAAAGTAAAAGATCTAATGAAGGAGCTTGGGTTGGAGCATGTTGCAAGCACGATGATCAGTGGAGGAGGATCAAATTGTGGGATTTCAGGCGGCGAAAGGCGTAGAGTTTCCATCGGAGTTGATTTGGTTCATGACCCGGCTGTTCTTTTGATTGACGAACCAACTTCTGGATTGGATTCAGCCTCAGCTTTTCTTGTGGTGTCATTGCTCAGATCAATGGTAGTAAATCAAGGTAAGACAATTATTTTAACCATTCACCAACCCAGTTTTCGAATCCTCGAGCTGTTTGATCGCATTGTTTTACTTTCAAATGGATTTGTCATGCATAATGGATCATTGAGCCTTCTGGAAGAGAGGCTTATGCTGGCTGGCCATGGCATTCCTCCCCATGTTAATGTGCTTGAATTCGCCATTGATGTCATAGAAAGCTTGGTCATTCAAATTCCAGAAAATAGTGAAGAAAATAGTGAACACTCCAACAATGGAAAAGAGAAGCTTCTCTTCTTTGCAAATTCTAGATTTGAGGAGATTTTAATACTAGGGAGACGATTTTGCAGCAACATTTTCAGAACCAAGCAACTATTTGCCACAAGAGTCATACAAGCCTTGATAGCAGGATTTGTACTAGGAACCATATTCCTGAATGTTGGGAATGAGCAAGGGAAAGTTGCCTTACAAACTCGAATTGGGTTTTTTGCCTTCAGCCTCACTTTCTTGCTGTCTTCCACAACAGAAGGCCTACCAATTTTCTTGCAGGAGAGAAGAATTTTGATGAATGAGACTTCAAGAGGAGCTTACAGAGTATCTTCTTATGTTATGGCAAACACCCTCGTCTTTATTCCTTTCCTTTTAATGGTTGGTCTTCTGTATACAACCCCAGTTTATTGGCTGGTTGGTTTAAGGAAGGAAATCGATGGATTTCTTTACTTTTCTCTGGTGGTTTGGATGGTTCTATTGATGTCCAATTCTTTTGTAGCATGTTTCAGTGCTCTAGTGCCAAACTTCATCATGGGTACCTCAGTGATTGCAGGATTAATGggctctttctttctcttttctggGTATTTCATATCAAAGGAAAACATACCCAGTTACTGGATTTTCATGCATTACTTGAGCTTGTTCAAGTACCCATTTGAGtgttttttgataaatgaataTGGGGGAGAGCAAGGGAGGACCAGGTGCTTGACATTTGTGGAAGGACAATGCACTTTGAGTGCAAATTTGTTCCTAAGACAGCAAGATCTGAAAGAGTCACAGAAGTGGAGCAATTTAGCCGTTATTTTGGGCTTCATCATTGGGTACAGAGTACTTTGCTTTTTCATTTTATGGTTCAGATGTTACAAAACCAGAAGCTAG
- the LOC133875066 gene encoding cold-responsive protein kinase 1-like isoform X1, which produces MCACGIRIHDNYVPKLLGRKKGTSSDKQTIEDDEELTGIKNFNLYTYKELRDATNDFSPASKIGEGGFGSVYKGRLKNGSLAAIKVLSADSRQGLREFLTEIKVITEVEHENLVKLYGCCVEGTHRILVYGYLENNSLAQTLLGGGHSSIQFSWETRRKICVGVAQGLAFLHEEISPHIIHRDIKASNILLDKDLTPKISDFGLAKFIAPNLTHISTRVAGTAGYLAPEYALRGQVTRKADIYSFGILLLEIVSGRSNTNRRLPVEDQYLLERRDLQAWVLHEKGELLRLVDTSLNENFDVEEATRFLKISLLCTQDMPKLRPSMSTVVSMLLGEIHVDDKEISKPGLLSELPNTNDDGRGQKTSYASSSGLGKLDNSSSSENMTTSFGTMTFNSIYDRSN; this is translated from the exons AGCTTACAGGTATCAAGAATTTTAACCTGTACACTTACAAGGAATTGCGGGATGCCACTAATGATTTTAGTCCAGCGAGTAAAATTGGGGAGGGAGGTTTTGGTTCTGTCTATAAG GGAAGACTCAAAAATGGCAGTCTGGCTGCTATAAAGGTATTGTCAGCTGACTCAAGGCAAGGGTTGCGGGAGTTTTTGACGGAAATAAAGGTGATCACGGAAGTAGAGCATGAAAACCTGGTTAAGTTGTATGGTTGCTGTGTGGAAGGAACCCATAGGATTTTGGTATATGGCTATCTCGAGAACAATAGCCTTGCGCAAACGCTTCTTG GTGGAGGCCACAGTAGCATCCAGTTCAGTTGGGAAACACGGCGTAAAATTTGCGTTGGTGTTGCACAGGGACTTGCATTCCTTCATGAAGAGATCAGCCCACATATTATTCACAGGGACATCAAAGCAAGCAATATTCTTCTTGATAAAGACTTGACACccaaaatttcagattttggtCTTGCAAAGTTCATTGCCCCTAACCTGACCCATATTAGCACGCGTGTTGCTGGAACAGC AGGTTATCTGGCACCTGAATATGCACTACGAGGTCAAGTGACAAGGAAAGCAGATATTTATAGTTTTGGTATTCTGCTCTTAGAAATTGTAAGTGGGAGGAGCAACACAAACAGGCGGTTACCTGTTGAAGATCAATATCTTCTTGAAAGG AGAGACTTGCAGGCGTGGGTACTGCATGAGAAGggagaactgctgagattggtGGACACATCATTGAATGAGAACTTCGATGTTGAGGAGGCTACCAGATTCCTAAAGATTAGTCTTCTTTGCACTCAAGACATGCCAAAGCTCCGACCATCCATGTCCACTGTTGTCAGTATGCTACTGGGTGAAATACATGTAGATGACAAGGAGATATCAAAACCAGGCCTGCTTTCTGAGTTACCGAATACAAATGATGATGGTAGAGGCCAGAAAACATCTTACGCATCATCTTCAGGGTTAGGAAAGCTGGATAATTCGTCTTCATCAGAAAACATGACCACCTCATTTGGTACCATGACcttcaattcaatttatgaCCGAAGCAATTAA
- the LOC133875066 gene encoding cold-responsive protein kinase 1-like isoform X3: MCACGIRIHDNYVPKLLGRKKGTSSDKQTIEDDEELTGIKNFNLYTYKELRDATNDFSPASKIGEGGFGSVYKGRLKNGSLAAIKVLSADSRQGLREFLTEIKVITEVEHENLVKLYGCCVEGTHRILVYGYLENNSLAQTLLGGGHSSIQFSWETRRKICVGVAQGLAFLHEEISPHIIHRDIKASNILLDKDLTPKISDFGLAKFIAPNLTHISTRVAGTAGYLAPEYALRGQVTRKADIYSFGILLLEIVSGRSNTNRRLPVEDQYLLERAWVLHEKGELLRLVDTSLNENFDVEEATRFLKISLLCTQDMPKLRPSMSTVVSMLLGEIHVDDKEISKPGLLSELPNTNDDGRGQKTSYASSSGLGKLDNSSSSENMTTSFGTMTFNSIYDRSN; the protein is encoded by the exons AGCTTACAGGTATCAAGAATTTTAACCTGTACACTTACAAGGAATTGCGGGATGCCACTAATGATTTTAGTCCAGCGAGTAAAATTGGGGAGGGAGGTTTTGGTTCTGTCTATAAG GGAAGACTCAAAAATGGCAGTCTGGCTGCTATAAAGGTATTGTCAGCTGACTCAAGGCAAGGGTTGCGGGAGTTTTTGACGGAAATAAAGGTGATCACGGAAGTAGAGCATGAAAACCTGGTTAAGTTGTATGGTTGCTGTGTGGAAGGAACCCATAGGATTTTGGTATATGGCTATCTCGAGAACAATAGCCTTGCGCAAACGCTTCTTG GTGGAGGCCACAGTAGCATCCAGTTCAGTTGGGAAACACGGCGTAAAATTTGCGTTGGTGTTGCACAGGGACTTGCATTCCTTCATGAAGAGATCAGCCCACATATTATTCACAGGGACATCAAAGCAAGCAATATTCTTCTTGATAAAGACTTGACACccaaaatttcagattttggtCTTGCAAAGTTCATTGCCCCTAACCTGACCCATATTAGCACGCGTGTTGCTGGAACAGC AGGTTATCTGGCACCTGAATATGCACTACGAGGTCAAGTGACAAGGAAAGCAGATATTTATAGTTTTGGTATTCTGCTCTTAGAAATTGTAAGTGGGAGGAGCAACACAAACAGGCGGTTACCTGTTGAAGATCAATATCTTCTTGAAAGG GCGTGGGTACTGCATGAGAAGggagaactgctgagattggtGGACACATCATTGAATGAGAACTTCGATGTTGAGGAGGCTACCAGATTCCTAAAGATTAGTCTTCTTTGCACTCAAGACATGCCAAAGCTCCGACCATCCATGTCCACTGTTGTCAGTATGCTACTGGGTGAAATACATGTAGATGACAAGGAGATATCAAAACCAGGCCTGCTTTCTGAGTTACCGAATACAAATGATGATGGTAGAGGCCAGAAAACATCTTACGCATCATCTTCAGGGTTAGGAAAGCTGGATAATTCGTCTTCATCAGAAAACATGACCACCTCATTTGGTACCATGACcttcaattcaatttatgaCCGAAGCAATTAA
- the LOC133875066 gene encoding cold-responsive protein kinase 1-like isoform X2, with protein MCACGIRIHDNYVPKLLGRKKGTSSDKQTIEDDEGIKNFNLYTYKELRDATNDFSPASKIGEGGFGSVYKGRLKNGSLAAIKVLSADSRQGLREFLTEIKVITEVEHENLVKLYGCCVEGTHRILVYGYLENNSLAQTLLGGGHSSIQFSWETRRKICVGVAQGLAFLHEEISPHIIHRDIKASNILLDKDLTPKISDFGLAKFIAPNLTHISTRVAGTAGYLAPEYALRGQVTRKADIYSFGILLLEIVSGRSNTNRRLPVEDQYLLERRDLQAWVLHEKGELLRLVDTSLNENFDVEEATRFLKISLLCTQDMPKLRPSMSTVVSMLLGEIHVDDKEISKPGLLSELPNTNDDGRGQKTSYASSSGLGKLDNSSSSENMTTSFGTMTFNSIYDRSN; from the exons GTATCAAGAATTTTAACCTGTACACTTACAAGGAATTGCGGGATGCCACTAATGATTTTAGTCCAGCGAGTAAAATTGGGGAGGGAGGTTTTGGTTCTGTCTATAAG GGAAGACTCAAAAATGGCAGTCTGGCTGCTATAAAGGTATTGTCAGCTGACTCAAGGCAAGGGTTGCGGGAGTTTTTGACGGAAATAAAGGTGATCACGGAAGTAGAGCATGAAAACCTGGTTAAGTTGTATGGTTGCTGTGTGGAAGGAACCCATAGGATTTTGGTATATGGCTATCTCGAGAACAATAGCCTTGCGCAAACGCTTCTTG GTGGAGGCCACAGTAGCATCCAGTTCAGTTGGGAAACACGGCGTAAAATTTGCGTTGGTGTTGCACAGGGACTTGCATTCCTTCATGAAGAGATCAGCCCACATATTATTCACAGGGACATCAAAGCAAGCAATATTCTTCTTGATAAAGACTTGACACccaaaatttcagattttggtCTTGCAAAGTTCATTGCCCCTAACCTGACCCATATTAGCACGCGTGTTGCTGGAACAGC AGGTTATCTGGCACCTGAATATGCACTACGAGGTCAAGTGACAAGGAAAGCAGATATTTATAGTTTTGGTATTCTGCTCTTAGAAATTGTAAGTGGGAGGAGCAACACAAACAGGCGGTTACCTGTTGAAGATCAATATCTTCTTGAAAGG AGAGACTTGCAGGCGTGGGTACTGCATGAGAAGggagaactgctgagattggtGGACACATCATTGAATGAGAACTTCGATGTTGAGGAGGCTACCAGATTCCTAAAGATTAGTCTTCTTTGCACTCAAGACATGCCAAAGCTCCGACCATCCATGTCCACTGTTGTCAGTATGCTACTGGGTGAAATACATGTAGATGACAAGGAGATATCAAAACCAGGCCTGCTTTCTGAGTTACCGAATACAAATGATGATGGTAGAGGCCAGAAAACATCTTACGCATCATCTTCAGGGTTAGGAAAGCTGGATAATTCGTCTTCATCAGAAAACATGACCACCTCATTTGGTACCATGACcttcaattcaatttatgaCCGAAGCAATTAA
- the LOC133875066 gene encoding cold-responsive protein kinase 1-like isoform X4: MTCFPFCFRKKGTSSDKQTIEDDEELTGIKNFNLYTYKELRDATNDFSPASKIGEGGFGSVYKGRLKNGSLAAIKVLSADSRQGLREFLTEIKVITEVEHENLVKLYGCCVEGTHRILVYGYLENNSLAQTLLGGGHSSIQFSWETRRKICVGVAQGLAFLHEEISPHIIHRDIKASNILLDKDLTPKISDFGLAKFIAPNLTHISTRVAGTAGYLAPEYALRGQVTRKADIYSFGILLLEIVSGRSNTNRRLPVEDQYLLERRDLQAWVLHEKGELLRLVDTSLNENFDVEEATRFLKISLLCTQDMPKLRPSMSTVVSMLLGEIHVDDKEISKPGLLSELPNTNDDGRGQKTSYASSSGLGKLDNSSSSENMTTSFGTMTFNSIYDRSN; this comes from the exons AGCTTACAGGTATCAAGAATTTTAACCTGTACACTTACAAGGAATTGCGGGATGCCACTAATGATTTTAGTCCAGCGAGTAAAATTGGGGAGGGAGGTTTTGGTTCTGTCTATAAG GGAAGACTCAAAAATGGCAGTCTGGCTGCTATAAAGGTATTGTCAGCTGACTCAAGGCAAGGGTTGCGGGAGTTTTTGACGGAAATAAAGGTGATCACGGAAGTAGAGCATGAAAACCTGGTTAAGTTGTATGGTTGCTGTGTGGAAGGAACCCATAGGATTTTGGTATATGGCTATCTCGAGAACAATAGCCTTGCGCAAACGCTTCTTG GTGGAGGCCACAGTAGCATCCAGTTCAGTTGGGAAACACGGCGTAAAATTTGCGTTGGTGTTGCACAGGGACTTGCATTCCTTCATGAAGAGATCAGCCCACATATTATTCACAGGGACATCAAAGCAAGCAATATTCTTCTTGATAAAGACTTGACACccaaaatttcagattttggtCTTGCAAAGTTCATTGCCCCTAACCTGACCCATATTAGCACGCGTGTTGCTGGAACAGC AGGTTATCTGGCACCTGAATATGCACTACGAGGTCAAGTGACAAGGAAAGCAGATATTTATAGTTTTGGTATTCTGCTCTTAGAAATTGTAAGTGGGAGGAGCAACACAAACAGGCGGTTACCTGTTGAAGATCAATATCTTCTTGAAAGG AGAGACTTGCAGGCGTGGGTACTGCATGAGAAGggagaactgctgagattggtGGACACATCATTGAATGAGAACTTCGATGTTGAGGAGGCTACCAGATTCCTAAAGATTAGTCTTCTTTGCACTCAAGACATGCCAAAGCTCCGACCATCCATGTCCACTGTTGTCAGTATGCTACTGGGTGAAATACATGTAGATGACAAGGAGATATCAAAACCAGGCCTGCTTTCTGAGTTACCGAATACAAATGATGATGGTAGAGGCCAGAAAACATCTTACGCATCATCTTCAGGGTTAGGAAAGCTGGATAATTCGTCTTCATCAGAAAACATGACCACCTCATTTGGTACCATGACcttcaattcaatttatgaCCGAAGCAATTAA